GTTCCTTCACTTGCCGTCATCGCCAAAAAGACGTTCATGAAGGTCTGGACCTTCATCAAGGAATCCCTCGGGGTTTTCATTCTCGCAGCGCTGTTTCTGTTCAGCATCGATGCCGTGGGCATTCTCGACAAACTCAAGACCTGGCTCGCCCCGGTACTGGAGCATGCTTTGGGTCTCCCCGCCTCCATGGTGGACGCTCTCATCCTGCTGCTTGCACGGCATGAAGCTGCCGCCGCGCTCATCATCGATCTGATTCGCAAGGGTGAGTTGAACTACAATCAAAGCATCGTCGCCGTCACCCTGACGACCATGTTTGCACCATGCTTTGCGAACGTAATGGCGATATCGAAAGTATTGAGCGTGCGCGATGCGGCTTTGATTTTCATGGCCGTCAACATTTGCGCCCTCGCCGCTTCTGCTTCGCTCAATACGCTCTTGCGTCTCTTCGGAGGATGACATGCACGCCCAGGATGAATGCCTTGAAAAGCTTTGGATAATGTGCGAAAAAGGTGAAGACGACCTTGACACGTTCGTGCGTATGATGGGTTCCGATTACATTGAGGGCATGCTGTCAGATTTGCAAGCGGCGGGTTTGGCATCAATCACCCAAAGCGGTCGACGCATCTCCCTGACCAAAAGCGGGTCGGAACGGGCAAAACACATCATCCGCGCGCACCGGATCGGAGAACGGCTTCTCTACGATGTTTTTGGAGGCAACTTCGAGGACGGCGCATGCGAATTCGAACACACCCACTCGACAGAGCTTGTGGATGGGCTTTGCACGCTGCTTGGGCATCCCACCAAGTGCCCGCACGGCAATCCCATTCCACCGGGCAACTGCTGCAACAACTTCACCACGGCAGTACGTCATGCCGTCGCGCCGTTGAAGGCGATTGCGATCGGTGAAATGGCCAAGGTCGCCTACATCGACTGCCGCGATAACCGCTGCCTCTTCAAACTCAACGGTTTCCAGATCCGCCCCGGGGTGGAAATCACCTTGAGGCAGCTTGCACCTTGCGTCGTCGTGGAGTGCGAGGGTTCGAGCGTGGCGCTTGACGACACCATCGCGGATTCCATCCGCGTATGGACGAGCAACGGCAACGGGCATGTGGCCGAAACAGAGCACGCCCCGCCCAAGCGGAAACGCAGCCTGCTGCGCAGGATCGGGTCCCGGTTGGCGGGCCGCTAGGTTCCGGCCGGGTATTACGTCAACGAGCATCATGGGGGCAGACATGACGCATTGCCAGGATGTCGACACCGACTTCGGAGGATACTCCCGGGCGCTGGCCGCCTACACCGGCATGAAGGCCGGAAGCTATTTCGTGCGAAGCGGCCGCTTCGTGGGGCGCGGCACCCGGGAATCGGCCGCGGCCCTGGCCCAGGCCGGCAAGCTGATGCTGGCCTCCGTGGAATACGGGGGCATGGTTTCGGCCAGCCTGGTCAAGCGTGGCGGCCAGGCCACGGGCGATTGCGTCTGCCGCCTGTTCACGCCGGTAGCCAACGCGGCCACGGCTCCATTCCGGGCAATCCACAACACGGTGGGGCGCATGTTTTCATCCGAATCAAAGGCACAGGATTCCAAGACCCTGCACGAAATCGTCGAACGGCTCTCCCGGATCGAAGAGCGCCTGGGCAGGATCGAGGAGCAGGGCGTCCGCGCTGTCGTCGCCCCCGTCCGCGCCGAAGCGCCGAAGCCGGAGACCAAGAAGCTCAGCAAGGACCGGCAGGCCTTCCTGCGCGCCCTGGTGAACGAGAATCTGGCCATCCGCAAAGAATCAGGCAAGTGACGCTATCCCCAAGGAGTTGAGGCTATGAGCAACCTGAAAGTTTTGAACGTCGGAATCGACCTGGGGACGTCGCGCAGCGTGATCGCCTGCGACAACGGCGTCAGGACGTTCGTGCCGAGTTACGTGGGCTACCCCAAGGACATGGTTTCGCGCAAGCTCATCGGCAAGGACGTGGTGTTCGGCCTGGACGCGCTGAAAAACCGGCTGGCCCTGGACGTGCGCAGACCCTTCGAAAAGGGCATGATCAAATATTCCAACATGCAGGACGTGAACGCCGCCGAGTTCGAGACCTACAAGAAAGTGGCGCACGACCTGCTGAGCCACCTCATCGACCTCGTGAAGGCCGAGGAGAACGGCCCCGTGTCCGTGCGGGCGGTGCTCGGCGCGCCCGCGCTGGCAAGCACGCAGAACAAGAAGCTCCTCGTGGAGATCGCGCGCGACATCGTCGACGACGTGCTCATCGCCTCCGAGCCCTTCGCCGTGGCCTACGGCCTGGGCATCCTGAGCAACGCCCTCATCGTGGACATCGGAGCGGGCACCATCGACCTGTGCCGCATGCAGGGCTCCATCCCCACCGAGGACGACCAGATCACCCTCACCCGCGCGGGCGACCACATCGACGAAGTGTTCATGCGCGAGATCAAGCTGCGCCATCCCGAGGTGGACATCACCCTCAACATGGTCAAGCAGATCAAGGAAAACAACTCCACCATCTCCGACAAGGGCGAGTGCGTGGTGGCCATGCTGCCCATCAAAGGCAAGCCGACCCCCGTGGACGTGACCGAAGAACTCCTGATCGCCTGCCGCTCCATCGTTCCCGACGTTGTCGAGGCCATCCGTGTGCTCATCGCCTCCTTCGATCCCGAATTCCAGAGCCTGATGAAGGAGAACGTCATCCTTGCGGGCGGCGGCAGCCAGATCGGCGGCCTGGCTCGCGAAATCGAGAAGTTCATGCAGGAAAACCTGGGCTACGGGAAGGTCATCAAGGCCGAGGAGCCACTGTTCGCCGGCGCTAACGGCGGTCTCATGCTCTGCAAGGACATGCCCAACGAATTCTGGGACGAGCTCAAGAACAAGTAGCAACCGGCCCTTCGCGGCCGCCAAAGAGCCTACAAAGGAGAACGACATGCAGGATTCGACCAAGTACCACACCCTGGAGCATCTGGGCGATATCGTCGTGGAGAGGATCGAGGCTGCCCTGGAGTGGCTCCAGCGCTCCACCAAAGGCGTCTCCCTGACCTATCGCATCCATTGCATGGAAAAGGACCGCGAGGCCTCCTACGCGCGCATCGGCAGGCGCACCGTGTCCCTGCGCAAGCGCCAGCCCGCCAATGAACTCTTCAGCGACGAAGACATGGCGAGCCTCCTGGCCGAATTCGACGAAGTGGACGCCGAGCTCTCCCGCGCCAAGGCCGAGCGTGAGGCCAGGCTCTACCCCAACTACGCCGCCCAGGAACAGGCCGTCTAGGCGGTTCGCCCACCAGCGGCTGAGCGCGTTGGCGGACCGAGACCCACTGGAGCCCCGAGGACACGATGCCCGATGCAACGTTGACGAACGGAAAGCTGTTGCTGGCGACCGACAGCAGTGAGCTTCTGGACAGGCTGATCGGCCTTCTGGCCCCCTGCGCCGTGCTGGACACGGCCCTCGGGGTCCGGGAGGCCGCCGCCCTGGCCGAAAACGAGCGCTACGACGCCGCCGTATGGGCCTTCCCCCCGGGGGACGGGCTCGCGGCGCGCCTGGCGGCATTGGCCCACGACGGAGGCTCGGGGCAGGACGCGGCCGCGCTCGCGGAGATCCGGCGCATCCTGGAGGCCCACGCGCGCGACATGTTCGGCGCGCCCGCCCAGCCGGACATCCAGAGCGACGCCGACGACCTCGCCACCCGGATTGGCGCGCTCGTGGAAGAGAAGGTGGGCCAGTCCCTGGAAGCCCTCATCCAGGCCGAGCAGGAGGCGGAGCGCTTCGAGAAGGGGCTGCGGGAAGCCATCGCCCAGGCCGAAGCGGCCAGACAGGAGACCGAAGCGGAACGCGCGGCGGCCCAGCGCGCCCGGGCCGAGTCCGAACGGCTGGCACGCGAACTCGAGGCGCAGCGCAAGGCCATGGACGAAGCCGCGGCCGGCAACGAGCAGGCCCAGGCCTCCCTGCGGGAGGCCCTGCGCGCCAGCCGCTCCGACCTCGATGCCGCGCTGCGCTCGGCCCACGAGCAACAGGCCGGCATCCTGAGCGCTCGCCAGGAGGCCGAGGAACTGCGCCGCAAGTTCGCCCAGGCCGAAGCGGAGAAGAAAAGCCTGCGTGAAGCGGCGGACACGCTGCGCGCCGAACTGGCCGTGCGAGGCCGCGAGGCCGAAGCGGCGCTCTCCAGGGCCGTCGGGGAACGGGATGCGCTGCGCAGGCAGCTTTCCGAGGCACAATCGCGCCTGGACGCCCTCCAGGCCCAGTGGGAACAAATCGTACGGTAGGACGCGCCCGTGAAGCCAGAACAGCCACTCCCCCCGGACGACTCCCTGCGCGAGCGCTGCCAGACGCTGCGCGACGCCCTGTCCGAACTGCGCTCGACGCTCGAACTGTTGCGCGGCCGCACCGACGGGTTCCGGGAGAAAATCCGCGGGGCGAACCGCGAGCGGGCGGTGGCCAAGCGGGAAATCAGCCTCCTGCGAGACGGCATCTTCCAGGTGAGCGCCGTGCTGCGCGGCGTGGAGGCACGCTTCGCGCATCTGAAGCCGCGCCTGGCCGAAGCCACCAGCGAGCGCGAGGCGCTGCTCGAGAGCCGCGCCTCCCTGGCCGGGCGGCTCAAGGAATTGCGGACGGGCCACGAGGCCGCGCGGGAGCGCCTGGACAGCCTGCGCGCCCGCATGGATGCCGACGGGGCGGCCGTGGCCCTGCTCGAACCCCAGGTGGCCGCCTGCAAGGCCCGGTTTCCCTCGGGCCTGGACGACGGACAGTTCCGCTCGGAACGTTTTCTGGAAGAAGCCATGGCCCTGCTCCGGCGTGAGGAGGAGGCACGGCGCGAGATGTCCCTGGCGCTCGAGGAGAACGGCGAAATCGCGCGCGCCAAAGAAGACCTCGGCCGCCGCGTCGAGGAGGCCGGGCGGATTGTGGAGCGGGAGTTCGCCTGCAAAACGTTCCTGCAGAGGCGCTCGGAGTTGAACGCCGTGCACGGCAGGCTGGAAGAAGTCCTGGTCAGGACCGAGTCCTCGGTCGAACAGACATGGGAGAACGCCGCCATGCGCAGGCAGGCCATCCAGGACATCCGCCGGAGCATCCAGGAATTGCGCGCGGTCGAGCAGGGCAAGTCCCAGGCCGTGGCAGCCTTTCTGGCGCTCAAGGAGGCCACCGACATGGAGAAGTTCATGCAGGAGAAGGCGCAGGCCGAGGCGGAGGAGGCCCGCGCGGGGCTGGATGCCCTTCTGCGGCATCATGCCGTGCTCCAGCGCCGGCGCATGCTCTCGCAAAAGATGCTGGCCGCGATCCGGGACGCGTCGGGTCCAGCGCCTGACGCAGCGGAGGCCATGTGAAATTTTCCAACGACAGGGTGCTGCGCGTCCTTGAGGACGTCAAGGCGCGGATGGCCCTGCGCGACGAACGCGCGAAGCTCGCGGCCGAGGCCTGGCAACTTTCCCGGGAAGTGGAATACCTCTCCGATCAGGTGGAGGTCCAGCTCGCGGAACACGCGGCCCTGGCGGCCCAGGCCAGGGACATCGACGGCGAGCTGGAGGAACTGCGCGCGGCCGTGCTCCGCCTGCGCGGGGAACATGCGGCGCTGCCCGGGCACGCCGATGCCCAGGCTCTGGAACAGGGCGTTCGGGAGAAGTACGAGGCCCTGCCCGCCATCGAAAGCGAGATCGAGGCGTTGCGCGTCGAAACGGAGGCCATGCGGGGTGAGATCGCCGGGCTGGAGGCGCATGCGCTGGAGACCGACACCCTCCTCCGGGAACTCGAGCCGCAGGCGGATCGCCTCGCCGCGCGCCGGGAACGCCTCGGCGAGGAAAGGGCTCTGCTGTCCGGCGTGTGCGAGGCCCTCGACTCCTGGATCTCCAGCGCGCCCCAGGATGGGACGGCCCCCCTCTCCGACAGCTCCGCCTCGGCATTTCTGGAAGAGCTTGCCCGGCGCGCCGACTCCCGGGAGCGGGAGCTCGCCGGACTGCGTTCCGCCAACCAGGCCCTGACTCTGGAAAAGGAGAAGCTCGCCCGGCAGCTTGAGGCGCTTAAACGCCAGATTACGGGGAGCGCAACGAACCTCGCGGACCAGAACCTGGATGCCCTGGAGCGGGACGTCGCGACATTGCTCGACAGGAACAAGGAGCTGCGCGAACACCTCCAGGCCGCACGGGTGAGCGAACTCAAGGAGGCCAAGGAAACCCTGGCCACCGAGGAGGCCGAATTCGCCGCCGCCCAGAAGGACCTGCTCCAGGCCCGCCTGCGCATGGACGACATCGAGGAAGCCTCGCGCGAGCTCTATGCGCGAGACGACCCCGCCGCCGTGCTCCTCGGCCTGCAGGCCGAGACCCTGGCAATCCAAAGACATCGCCGGGCGACGTCCGGCGTTGCCGAAGCCATGACGCTCGCCGCGCGGCATGCCGCGCAAACCAACGAAACGCTCGAGGCGCAGATCGAAAGGCTGCGCTCGGCCATAAGCGCCCTCGGAATCGCCGCCTACGGAGCGTAGCGGCAGGCCCAGGCGTGAACACGGACCAGGACGGCCGGCGCGCATTTCGCCCGAGCCATCCCAACCAAGGAGAAGACGATGACCTCGACGCAAAGACATGGTGTCCTCGGTGGCGTCGCTTTTGTCTTGAACACCACCGGCAGGGGCGTCGCCAAAGGGCTTGAGGCCGCGACGGGCCTCTTCGGGTCTTTCGGCAGCGTGTTCGATGGCGCGGCCGGCATGGTGAAGGGTTTCAGCCTGCCCAAGATCTCGCTGCCCGGCTCTGCGGCCGCCGCAGTTCGCAAGCGCATCAAGGAGTGCGAGGCCGTCATCCAGGAGCGCTACCTGGAAATCGGCAGGCAGAGCGCCAGCGGCGACACCGACGACGCCCAGCGCAAGGACGCCATCCTCAAGCTGATCGAGGACGTGCGCGAATTCGAGCGCGAAATCAGCCGTCTGCGCGGCGGCCTGGCCGAAATGGACAGGCGCGAGGCCGCCCAGCCCGCCCCCTGCAAGCGCCCTGCCCGCAAGGCGATGAGCCAGGCCCAGGCCCAGAAGGAACTGGCCCTGGCCATCCGCATGGCCCTGGACGGCGGGTCCTTCGCGGACAGCTCCGCCAAGGCGATGTTCAAGAAGGTGGCCGAAGATCTGCTGGACGAAGAGCCCGAGGTGCGCATCCTGGCCGCATCGGAACTCGGCAAGATGGGCGGCCCCGGCAGCGTGGGCGTGCTGGTCGCCGCGGCGCGCCTGGGCGACCCCGACCTCACCATGGAGGCCCTGAACGCCCTGAGCGGCGTGGACGATCCTGCCGCCCTGGACGTGTTCAAGGATTCCACCACGCACCCCAAATTCGGCGTGCGCCTGATCAGCCTGCGCGGGGTTTACAAGATGGCCCCCGAGGACGAAGCGGCCCCGGTGCTCATCGGATCGCTCTCCGACGAACACCCCGAGGTGCGCCGCACCGTGGCCGCCTACCTGGGCTGGAAGGACTTCCCCGGCGCGGTGACCGCCCTGCTCCAGTGCCTGCGCGACGAAGACGCCAACGTGCGCAAGAGCGTGGTGGGGGCCTTGGCCGCCCTGCGCGACGAGACCGCCGTGCCCGGCCTCATCCAGACCCTGGCCGACGAGAGCCTGGAGATTCGCGAAAAGGCTCTGGAAGCCATCCGGGGAATCACCGGCAAGTCCGTGCAGTTCGACCTCTCCGCCACCGGCGCGGAGCAGGACCGCGCCATCGCCTCCTTGCTGGAGAAATGGGCCGGCCAGTCCATCGCGTCCGAAGAAGCCGCCCCCCCCGCCCCGCCCGTGGCGGAAGCGGCCCCCGCTAGTCCTGAGGCGGCGTCCGAACCCGTCCAGGAGGTCCCGGCGGCCGATCCCATCCAGGCCGAAACCGTCTCCGAAGCCGTCGCCCCTGCTCAGGAAGCCCGCCCCGAACCCGTCGCCCAGCAGGAATTCGGCCTCCCCGAGCCCGTCGAATGGGACGGCGCGGCCCCGGGCGGCGCAGTTTCCGTCGATCCGGACACCATCAAGGACCTCAACAAGGCCGACCTCATGGCCCTGTGCGAGAAGCTGGGCATCGAGTGCGATCCCAAGCTGAACAAGGCCGAAATCCGGAAGCTGCTCCTCGGGAACGCGGGATGAACGCCCAGGAGATCAACGGCCCCGACGACCTTCCACTTTCCGGCGATGCCGGGGGCTCGACAGCCCCCGGCCCGTCCGGGGAGTCGGGCCAACCGGACCCGGCTGTCCTGGCGGCCGAGCTCAAGGCCGTGCGCCTGCTCCTGGAAGAGCGCAACCGCGAACTCTCAGCCCTGATGGCCAAGGAGGACGCCCTGCGCCGCGAACTTCGGGAGAAACGCTCCGCCGAGCACGCGGCCATGGAGGAACTCGCGTTCCTGACCCGCGAGCAGGCGCGCCAGGACAACGCCTGGCAAGCCGCCTCCGCCGAGCTCGAGGACAACGTGCTGGAGATCGAAAAAGGGGCTCGCCGCCTGGAGTTCGCTCGAGGGGAACTGGAAGCGCTGGACCGTCAGCTGGAATCCCGGATCGGCGACCTGCCGGAGCTTGTCAGCTGCAAGAACGACCTGGAAGACAGGATCAGCCAGGCCACGGCGCAGTTCGGCGACATCATGGAGCGACTGAGCAGCGCCGCCAAGGGCTTCAAACTCTCCTACTACCAGAGACGAAGCCAACTGCGGGGGAAACATGCCGCCTATTGACACCAGCATCAAGGAACACCTGAACGCCCTGCTCGACAGGGGCAAGGGAGCGGGCGCAGCCAAGGCCCCGGCCGCCTCCCCGGTCTCCACGGCGCTGCAGCGCGACGGCGCCTCCGTCGATTTCGAGAATGTGATCGCGGAGATGCTGGGCGCCATTCAGGACATGGAAACCCAGCTCTCCTCAGTCCTTGAAATCAACACGCTGCTCGAGACCGACCTGAACCAGGCCAAGGAGCGCATCCGCGAACTGCGACAGGAACGCGAGAAACTCCTCTCCACCATCGCGCGCCTTGAGGAGGAGATGCCCTCCAAGCGCGAGTTGCAGATGGTCATCGACCAGTTGATCGAGGAGCGCAGCGACGCCGAAATCACCATCCGCGACCTGCGACGCCGCGACGAGCAGGTGGGGGCGGTTCTCAAGGGCCTGCAGGACGCACAACGCGCCCTGGAAGACTCCCGCGCGCAGTTGCAGAGCGAACTCGCCGCCGTCGAAGTCCGCCTCGAAGCGGCCCTCAAGGATTGCGGCAAGCTCGAAACCAGGAACCGGGCGCTGGAAGAAAAGAACGCCGCCAACGCCGCCGCCATCAAGGAGCTGGAAGCAGACCTGCGCATGGCCCTGGACGAAAGATTCCGCCTTTCCATCGAACTCGACGAAACACGCCGGGCCCTGGCCGCCATGCAGGGGCGCTAGCCCGGCCCGGCGAAAGCACAAGGAAACGAGGTCAACCCCATGTCCGGCGAGCACGAGCCCAGCCTGAACGGCCGCACGGAACGGTTTCTCCCCGAGGCCGCCACGCTCCTGCGCGAGATCGAACGCTCCCGCGAGGTGCTGGCCGACCTCGACGCCGCAGCCAGCGCCTGCGCGGACAGGATCGCCGCGCTGCGTGACGAATCCCGCCGCGTCGACCGCAATCTGGGCCTGCTCGGCGAGCGCCGGAACGCCCTGATGGAAGCCATCGGCGAGGCCCGCCGCCGCGCGTGCGACGCCCGGGCCGAAGCGCAGGCCAGCTCCGCGCTCAAGGCGGCCATTCTCTCCGACCTGCGGGAGTTGCAGGCCGAGCGGGAGCGGGTTGTCGCCAAGCTCGCGTCCATCAAGGACGGCCTCAAGCGCATCGAGTCTGAAAAAACCGGCATCATGCCCGTGGGCAAGCGGCAATCCGAACTGCTGGGCAAGGCCCACTCCCTGATCAAGGAAGCCCACAACCGCATGGAGCTTTCCATCATCCTGAACAAGTAATCCCGGAGCGGCCCAGCGCCGCTCCCTGCCCAGGAGGATCCGTCCATGGCCGACAACAACGACTCCGAGAACATCTTCGAGCGCAAGGACCGCCTTGCCGACGCCGAATCGACCGTGGGTGCCCCGGTGAATTGGGGGTCGTCCGTTCCTGGCGACCAGAGCCTCGAAGCGGCCATCGCCGCCTCGCAGAAGCCCTCGGTGAACCAGCACATCGACGGCATCGACCAGGCCGAGCGCCCCAGCGGCCCCGTGGGCCTCGACGTGGGCACCAGCCGCATCGTGGCCGCGCAGAACATGCGCAACCACATCCACATCACCGAGCAGGTGAACGCCTTCTTCACCATCCCCATCTCGAAATTTTCCAGGCGCATCCTGCAAAACCACGAGATCATGTTCTTCGAGCGCGGCGACCAGTTCTGCATCGTGGGCTCGTCGGCCGACAACTTCGCCAACACCTTCAACACCAGCTCCCGAAGGCCCATCCAGGGCGGCCTCCTGAGCCCGGCCGAGAAGGACGGCATCAGCGTCGTCCAGGCCGTGGTCAACACCCTCATCCAGAAGCCCAAACGCTTCGGCGAAACCATCTGCTACGGCATCCCCGGCGAACCGGTG
This sequence is a window from Fundidesulfovibrio magnetotacticus. Protein-coding genes within it:
- a CDS encoding HEAT repeat domain-containing protein translates to MTSTQRHGVLGGVAFVLNTTGRGVAKGLEAATGLFGSFGSVFDGAAGMVKGFSLPKISLPGSAAAAVRKRIKECEAVIQERYLEIGRQSASGDTDDAQRKDAILKLIEDVREFEREISRLRGGLAEMDRREAAQPAPCKRPARKAMSQAQAQKELALAIRMALDGGSFADSSAKAMFKKVAEDLLDEEPEVRILAASELGKMGGPGSVGVLVAAARLGDPDLTMEALNALSGVDDPAALDVFKDSTTHPKFGVRLISLRGVYKMAPEDEAAPVLIGSLSDEHPEVRRTVAAYLGWKDFPGAVTALLQCLRDEDANVRKSVVGALAALRDETAVPGLIQTLADESLEIREKALEAIRGITGKSVQFDLSATGAEQDRAIASLLEKWAGQSIASEEAAPPAPPVAEAAPASPEAASEPVQEVPAADPIQAETVSEAVAPAQEARPEPVAQQEFGLPEPVEWDGAAPGGAVSVDPDTIKDLNKADLMALCEKLGIECDPKLNKAEIRKLLLGNAG
- a CDS encoding metal-dependent transcriptional regulator, whose translation is MHAQDECLEKLWIMCEKGEDDLDTFVRMMGSDYIEGMLSDLQAAGLASITQSGRRISLTKSGSERAKHIIRAHRIGERLLYDVFGGNFEDGACEFEHTHSTELVDGLCTLLGHPTKCPHGNPIPPGNCCNNFTTAVRHAVAPLKAIAIGEMAKVAYIDCRDNRCLFKLNGFQIRPGVEITLRQLAPCVVVECEGSSVALDDTIADSIRVWTSNGNGHVAETEHAPPKRKRSLLRRIGSRLAGR
- the mamK gene encoding MamK family actin-like protein translates to MSNLKVLNVGIDLGTSRSVIACDNGVRTFVPSYVGYPKDMVSRKLIGKDVVFGLDALKNRLALDVRRPFEKGMIKYSNMQDVNAAEFETYKKVAHDLLSHLIDLVKAEENGPVSVRAVLGAPALASTQNKKLLVEIARDIVDDVLIASEPFAVAYGLGILSNALIVDIGAGTIDLCRMQGSIPTEDDQITLTRAGDHIDEVFMREIKLRHPEVDITLNMVKQIKENNSTISDKGECVVAMLPIKGKPTPVDVTEELLIACRSIVPDVVEAIRVLIASFDPEFQSLMKENVILAGGGSQIGGLAREIEKFMQENLGYGKVIKAEEPLFAGANGGLMLCKDMPNEFWDELKNK